The following DNA comes from Magnolia sinica isolate HGM2019 chromosome 18, MsV1, whole genome shotgun sequence.
TACATGCGATGGGCTAATTTGGGCCCACCCAAAAATAATGATATTGTACGGAAAGAGATAGAGCTCGTACTTCTGGGCTAATTGGGTTCCACCcggtattaaaaaataaaaggttGTGGACCCCATCCCTAAACCATAACAACAAGGGAACAAGACTCTTCATCAAATTGAGTAGCTCCACAATGACACATCAGCTTCGATCTCCACCTCATCATAGTGGTACCCACCTCCAAAGAATGTAGGTGGAGAAAGCAGCAATCCCTCTGCCATGCTAGCTAGCAATCTTGGCATGCCGAAGATCGCCTCCTCATCCATGTAAGACACATTCTCCGTAGAGGCTGTTGGAATCTCCGGCATTATATTACCATCATTGTTAGAAGCATTGTAAGATTCGGACGGCCGAAAGGCTTCTGCAGCCTCTGCAGCAGCCTTCTGTATGTCCTTTGCACTGCTGGATGCCGGAACACGCAAACGCCATGCTGAATTAGCAAAATTGAGGCATGCCCTTCGTCCTTTAAGAGCCATTGCAGCAACATCGTGGGCCCGAGCTGCCATCTCAGCGGTCTGAAACATCCCAAGCCATATACGGGACTTCTTGTTCGGCTCGCGCACCTCACATACCCATTTTCCCCTATTCCTTTGCCTGACGCCCTTGTAGACGGGATGCCGCGTCTCATGGAACTTCTTCCTCCCAGCCCGCCGCTTCGGGCCACTAGTTGCAACGGTGGCGTATACTTCCTCATCCGAGATAGTGCAACGGGTGCTGCTGATGGACGTCGACGAATTGTCGGATGCGTAATATGGGTTGAAATCAAAGTCATAGCTAAAGAAGGTTTCCATAGGAAGTGGGAAGTGATAGCAGTAGTAGTGTTGAAAACTGAAGCTGAATTCGTTTTGGTTTTGATTCTGGCAGTGCTTGGAATGCTATCTTCTTTTTAAACGTAGTGGCCTTCCATTGCGGTTGATACTCGCACACGGTGCTCCCACGTCCGAGCCTCGTCATTCAGAAAGCTATCATCACTTTTTCAACAAGCACGTGTGTGCGGATAAGATTTGAAATGTAGTGTCGTGCATTTCCGAAAAGGGTTCTTctgctggaagcggattggctggcgtaccatacaccaccgatctggctggtgggttcacgtcaccaagttacgtggttcccatcatgaggtatttgttttatccaaactgtctgcccatttggtgagcttgtcttaaggcttgaggcgaaAAATAccatagatccaaagatcaagtggaccacactgtaacaagcagtgggggattgaacttttaccattgaaacccttttagaggtcatagaagttttggatcaatatgatatttgtttttcttatttatatagttctgtgtgaccttatgaacagattggatggaaaataaaagttacggtgggccctatgaatattttataggtgagaatcattgtcccttctatttgtggtgtggtctacttaagattttgatataaataatttttggtctcttgctagaaaatgatcttggaaaatgaatgaacggtgtggatagaataaatacaccattgtggggccatgttaaTTTGTTCTCTTTtagaccgttcgtacaactggtaGCTCggggagcgtcagcgctcgtcttcacacgacacgtaccacaccagccaggtcagtggtgtgtggtacaccagccaattcactTATGTCCACCATCTGTCTTTATTTTCCGGCAACGGTGTGGTACGTGTGCATAATCTGGACCGTTCAGGTATTCGATCATATAATCAgccttctttcctttttctttttttctttttaatatatatatatatatatatatatatatatatatatatatatatatataattggccTGCCAGAGGGCTGAAAAAATAAGTGGTCGAGATTGTTGATATGGCCATGTGTGTAAATGCACTTATTTGGACATATGGGGTCACTAATAACAGCTGGTGGAGGGGTTATCAGCTGGCAGAAAGGGACAAGAAACCTCATTCTATGAAACTAGGCAATGTGAAACCAGCTGTCAAAGTTTCAACGTGACTGACTAAACTATTAGCTGCATAGGTGAGGGTGGACTCCCGTTATTTTTTCTTAATCGCGTTGCTTACGTGGGGATAGCGCGTGTAAATACTTTCCACGTGGTAGTACAGTGCGTGCGTTGGCTAGGTTTAACTTTATGCAGGAAACGGATTGCGTCGGACCAGATATGTGGGACtacatgatatatttgtttatttatgCCTTCGAACCCTCGTGTttttttggaagcggattggctaagTTACCTCACTGTGGGGcgatgtaactttgatttcatcCGAAGCGTTCGAACAACTCGGAGCTCGGGGAGCTTCAATGCTCGTCTTCGACACGTGCCTACACTAGCTAgttggtgtatggtacaccagctatatagctgctataccGATGTCAgcgagttttgtgggtctgatcatgaggtatgtgttatatccaaatcgttcatatgtTTGGCAAGCATGTCTTAAGtcttgaaactaaaaataagataaatctaactataaagtggaccacactgccaaaagcaatgggggattgaacatctaccattgaaatccttttaggggtcacaaaagttttggattaatattaaatttgtttttccttttaattcaagTCTTTTAATcgtataaatagattggatggaaaatcaacgttatggtgggcctcaggaattttttaatgatgaaaatcattatcttcactgctatttgcagtgtggtcaagatgatatttggatatgatttatttttttaatgatgctctaaaattatctttaaaaataaatgaacggtgtagataaaataaatacatcactatggggctcaTTTAACTTTAATATCCTTTGAACAGTTTGTACAACTGGGAGCTCGAAGAGTGTTGGTGCGTCTTCACACACCCCACGTACCTACAGCatctacatagctggtgtgtgccAATCCATTTCCCTTTTCTTAAAGACAACAATAAGACATGTGCCTAAAAatagagggaaacggattggctactccccgtgccACCGCCCCATGGCTGGTGTTTGATaatccgtgggctccaccatgatgtatgtattttatctacgccgttcatccattttaacagattattttaaggcttgatccaaaatattagagggataaaaatctcaagtggaccacaccacaggaaaaaaatagtgattagatatcctccattaaaatcctcctaaggcccactatattgtttattcaacatccaatctgtttattaggtcatacatacccagatgaaggaaaaaaacaaagatcagattgatccaaaacttttatggtccccaaaaagtttttaatcgtcgacgttcattcaacactgttttctgtaatgtggtccacttgagatagaaatttacctcatttttggtctcacatcataaaatgatctagaaaaatagatagatggcat
Coding sequences within:
- the LOC131232238 gene encoding dehydration-responsive element-binding protein 1B-like, producing the protein METFFSYDFDFNPYYASDNSSTSISSTRCTISDEEVYATVATSGPKRRAGRKKFHETRHPVYKGVRQRNRGKWVCEVREPNKKSRIWLGMFQTAEMAARAHDVAAMALKGRRACLNFANSAWRLRVPASSSAKDIQKAAAEAAEAFRPSESYNASNNDGNIMPEIPTASTENVSYMDEEAIFGMPRLLASMAEGLLLSPPTFFGGGYHYDEVEIEADVSLWSYSI